From the genome of Metallibacterium scheffleri:
GACGGCGGCGTGCTCGAGCAGCGTGGTGCGCTCGATGGCGAATACGCCCATCGGGCCGACCTTGAAATCCAGCCAGACCAACGGCAGCTTGGGCAGCAACTGCCCCAGTGCGCGTTCGCTCTCGCCAACTTCGACGATCAGCAGGCCATCCGGATTCAGGTGCGCGGGCGCATCGCTCAGGATGCGCAGCGCCATGTCGAGGCCATCCTTGCCGGCGGTCAGGCCGAGTCTGGGTTCGTGCGCATACTCGCCGGGCATGGCGGCGTATTCGGCCTCGGTGACGTAGGGTGGATTGGACACGATCAGGTCGTACCGCTGCCCGGCCAGCGCGGCGAACAGATCGGACTTGAGTGCATGCACGCGGTCTTCGACATGCTGGAAGACGATGTTCTCGCGCGCCAGCGCCAACGCGGCGTCGCTGATGTCGACCAGATCCACCTGCCAGTCCGGGTTGTGCGCGGCCATGGCGATGCCGATGCACCCCGAGCCGGCGCACAGGTCCAGCGCGCGCGTGACCTCACGCCCGTCCAGCCAGGGCACGAAACCATTCTCGATGAGTTCGGCGATCGGCGAGCGCGGCACCAGCGCGCGCGCATCGGACTTGAACTTGAGTCCGGCGAACCAGGCCTCGCCGACCAGATACGCAACCGGGATGCGCTCGCTGATGCGGCGTTCGATCAGCGCCAGCAGATGCAGGCGTTCGGCCTGGGTCAGATGCGCCAGGGCATACGTCGGCGGCAGGTCCGGCGGCAGGTGCAGGCTGGCCAGCACCAGATGCGTGGCTTCGTCGAGTGCGTTGTCGTGACTGTGGCCGAAGGTGAGCCCGGCCGCATCGAAGCGGCTTGCCGCGTAGCGGATGAAATCAAGCAAGGTGGTGAGCGCGTCGGTCACATCGGGTCGCTGCGATGGGTGCGCCAGTATAAGGTGGATTGACGCGGCGCCCGCGG
Proteins encoded in this window:
- the prmB gene encoding 50S ribosomal protein L3 N(5)-glutamine methyltransferase, encoding MTDALTTLLDFIRYAASRFDAAGLTFGHSHDNALDEATHLVLASLHLPPDLPPTYALAHLTQAERLHLLALIERRISERIPVAYLVGEAWFAGLKFKSDARALVPRSPIAELIENGFVPWLDGREVTRALDLCAGSGCIGIAMAAHNPDWQVDLVDISDAALALARENIVFQHVEDRVHALKSDLFAALAGQRYDLIVSNPPYVTEAEYAAMPGEYAHEPRLGLTAGKDGLDMALRILSDAPAHLNPDGLLIVEVGESERALGQLLPKLPLVWLDFKVGPMGVFAIERTTLLEHAAVIRSAAAARR